Genomic window (Leptolyngbya sp. 'hensonii'):
GTCTGATACGATGTTGCTGCTTCGGTTTAATCCTCAAACCAAGAAGATGGTAGCGCTTTCCATCCCCAGAGATACCCGGACTACGGTAGAGGGGTATGGGGTGACCAAAATTAACGAGGCTAACGCGGACGGCGGCCCAGCTTTGAGTGCTAAGGCAACCAGTGAGCTGTTGGGTGGAGTGGGCATCGATCGCTATGTCCGGATTAATGTATTTGGCGTCGAGAAGCTGATTGACGCGCTGGGTGGGGTAACCGTCTATGTGCCCCAGGACATGAAATATCAGGACGATAGCCAGCACCTGTACATTAATCTGAAAGCGGGTCGGCAGCATCTCAATGGGGATCAAGCCCTGCAGCTTCTGAGGTTCCGCTATGACGGGAATGGAGACATTGGTAGAATCCAGCGGCAGCAGATGGTTATGCGAGCTTTGATGGAGCAAGCGTTGAATCCAGGGACCATTGCCAAACTGCCTCAGATTTTATCTATCATTCAATCTCACATTGATACAAATCTGAGTGTGGAAGAGCTGATTGCCCTGGTTGGGTTTGCAGCCAGGACGAATCGGTCTAATGTGCAAATGCTCATGCTACCCGGTACATTCAGCACCCCAGCACAGTATCAGGCCAGTTACTGGCTCCCCGATCCCCAGAAAATTGATCGGATGGTAGGTCAATACTTCAAGGATGAGAACTCTACGATTGGACAAACCCTGAATCCGGCTTACCTGAAAATTGCCATTCAGGACAGTACTGGTCAGGCTAAAGCAGTTCAGTCTTTGATGGATAGTTTGGGTAAGGCTGGTTACACCGATGTCCTGATTGATCGCACCTGGAGCGAACCCCTGGTTCAAACGCGCATTGTGGCTCAGCAAGGGTCCGTTGAGGATGCTGAAGCGCTGCGTCGCGCACTGGGCTTTGGAGAAGTCAGGACAGAAAGTACCGGCAACCTCCAATCCGACATCACAATTCAACTGGGTCAGGATATACTGCGGCGGACTGTGCCTCAAGGCTCTCGTAATCCATAAGCTTAAAATTGGGACATTAGCCTTTTGGTCTAAATTCCCATGTCCCAGGTTTTAAGTGGAACGATCGCGGCCATTGCCACGGCTATAGTGCCCCAGCAGGGGAGTGTGGGGATTGTACGGGTGTCTGGTCCCAACGCGGTGACAATCGCTCGAACGTTATTTCGGGCTCCGGGTCGCCAACTCTGGGAAAGCCACCGCATTCTCTACGGTCAGATTTGCCATCCCCAAACGGGTCAGATCCTGGATGAAGCCCTGCTCCTGATTATGCAGGCTCCCCGCTCCTACACCCGCGAAGATGTGGTGGAGTTTCAGTGCCATGGGGGCATTATGGTGGTGCAGCAGGTGTTGCAGCTTTGCCTGGAGCAGGGAGCGCGGTTGGCTCAACCGGGAGAATTTACTTTACGGGCTTTTCTAAATGGACGCTTGGATCTGACCCAGGCTGAGAGCATTGCCGATCTGGTCGGGGCCCAATCCCCCCAGGCGGCCCAGACAGCCCTGGCTGGTTTGCAAGGTAAACTGGCCCACTCCATCCGCAGTCTGCGGGCAACCTGCCTGGATATCTTGACGGAAATTGAAGCCCGCATTGATTTTGAGGAGGATTTGCCGCCGCTGGATGAACCCAACATTCAGGCTCGACTGAATCAGGTCTTGGCCGAAGTCACTCAAGTGCTGGCCACTGCCGATCGGGGAGCGTTGCTTCGGACGGGCTTGAAGGTGGCGATCGTAGGGCGGCCCAACGTGGGGAAATCCAGCCTGCTGAATGCCTGGAGTCGCAGCGATCGGGCCATTGTCACCGCTTTACCAGGGACGACTCGGGATGTGGTGGAGTCCCAATTGGTGGTTGGAGGAATTCCGGTGCAGGTGCTGGATACAGCAGGGATTCGGGAGACTGAGGATCAGGTCGAGCAGATCGGGGTGGAACGCTCCCGTGCCGTGGCCCAGACGGCGGATCTGGTGTTGCTGACGATCGAGGCTCAGGCCGGTTGGACTGCAGCTGATCAGGCCATCTATGAGCAGGTTTGTCACCGGCCTCTGATTCTGGTAGTGAATAAGGTAGATCTGGATGGGGATCCCCAAATTAAAGTGCCAGTAGCCGTAGGACAAGTGGTTCAGACCGCTGCTGCCCAGCATCAGGGCATCACTGACCTGGAGCAGGCAATCCTGGCCACAGTAGCCACTGGGGACCTGCAGGCCGCCAATCTGGACCTGGCCATCAATCAACGGCAGGCAGCGGCACTGACGCAGGCCAGAGTGGCGCTGGAGCAAGTACAGGTAACGATGGGAGAGGGGTTGCCGCTGGATTTCTGGACGATCGATCTGCGGGCTGCCATTCATGCCCTTGGAGAGATTACGGGCCAGGAGGTCACGGAATCTGTTCTGGATAATATTTTCAGCCGATTTTGCATTGGGAAATAACAGCAGCACACAGGGGTTGCCTACAACACCGCTATAGATGGGTAAACCGTTCCAACCACTGCATCAGGAAAGGCGGGATGGGAATTTTCGTCCGATCGCCCGGATGGATACAAGCGTGACGGGTAAGCGCCTTGCTGATCAGTGAGGCATCTACCTCAACCAGGGAAAGGTCATAGGTAATTTCAAACTTGCTCTCGGTCAATTGCTTGGGAGTCAGGCTAATCTGGATGCGATCGCCGCAATAGAGGGGCCGGAAGAAATCCACCTGCACATGGGTCAGGGGCACCGCCAGCCCAGAATTATTAAAAAAAGTTCTCAAGCTAATTCCTGTCTCGGCCAGTGACGCTTCATAGGCTTCATGGCAAACAATCGGCAGATTGGCAAAGTAAACG
Coding sequences:
- a CDS encoding LCP family protein; its protein translation is MSAQKISKSRPINPGKSKAVQPRNLQASRGKSARKGGNLNWVWLLFGMTGVAMLSATAGALLAVTMTTTPLMQRQLTPKEAAIFSQDEQISKNQGLSLPELTRPVNILVLGIKVLTTDVDNPPPEAKNLRYQATINSFEGLSDTMLLLRFNPQTKKMVALSIPRDTRTTVEGYGVTKINEANADGGPALSAKATSELLGGVGIDRYVRINVFGVEKLIDALGGVTVYVPQDMKYQDDSQHLYINLKAGRQHLNGDQALQLLRFRYDGNGDIGRIQRQQMVMRALMEQALNPGTIAKLPQILSIIQSHIDTNLSVEELIALVGFAARTNRSNVQMLMLPGTFSTPAQYQASYWLPDPQKIDRMVGQYFKDENSTIGQTLNPAYLKIAIQDSTGQAKAVQSLMDSLGKAGYTDVLIDRTWSEPLVQTRIVAQQGSVEDAEALRRALGFGEVRTESTGNLQSDITIQLGQDILRRTVPQGSRNP
- the mnmE gene encoding tRNA uridine-5-carboxymethylaminomethyl(34) synthesis GTPase MnmE, encoding MSQVLSGTIAAIATAIVPQQGSVGIVRVSGPNAVTIARTLFRAPGRQLWESHRILYGQICHPQTGQILDEALLLIMQAPRSYTREDVVEFQCHGGIMVVQQVLQLCLEQGARLAQPGEFTLRAFLNGRLDLTQAESIADLVGAQSPQAAQTALAGLQGKLAHSIRSLRATCLDILTEIEARIDFEEDLPPLDEPNIQARLNQVLAEVTQVLATADRGALLRTGLKVAIVGRPNVGKSSLLNAWSRSDRAIVTALPGTTRDVVESQLVVGGIPVQVLDTAGIRETEDQVEQIGVERSRAVAQTADLVLLTIEAQAGWTAADQAIYEQVCHRPLILVVNKVDLDGDPQIKVPVAVGQVVQTAAAQHQGITDLEQAILATVATGDLQAANLDLAINQRQAAALTQARVALEQVQVTMGEGLPLDFWTIDLRAAIHALGEITGQEVTESVLDNIFSRFCIGK
- a CDS encoding thioesterase family protein → MPFIYQRTIHFQETDAAGVVYFANLPIVCHEAYEASLAETGISLRTFFNNSGLAVPLTHVQVDFFRPLYCGDRIQISLTPKQLTESKFEITYDLSLVEVDASLISKALTRHACIHPGDRTKIPIPPFLMQWLERFTHL